A single genomic interval of Mycobacterium sp. DL592 harbors:
- the yhjD gene encoding inner membrane protein YhjD: MAQPAKPGILDRLRARYHWLDHVMRAQARYDKFKGDFYAAGITYYTIFALFPLLMVGFAAGGFVLASQPELLSEIENRIRATVSGDFGTQLVRLMESAIQSRTSVGVIGLATASWAGLGWITNLREALTQMWGEQRGDPLGFVRTKLSDLLALLSVFVAIILTIALTALGDPSLMTRVLEWLGVHDVPGLNSGLRVLSMLMSFGVSWLLFTWMIARLPRESISFRSSVRAGLLAAVAFEIFKLVGSFYLRAVVHGPAGATFGPVLGLMVFAYITARLILFATAWAATSAAELRPEPVPAPAPAVISPRVGPDEGLSTRQWLGAMAVGALGGLGLSRLWRGGR, encoded by the coding sequence ATGGCGCAACCGGCCAAACCGGGGATTCTCGACCGGCTGCGGGCCCGATACCACTGGCTTGACCATGTCATGCGCGCCCAGGCGCGCTACGACAAGTTCAAGGGCGACTTCTACGCCGCGGGCATCACGTACTACACGATCTTCGCGCTGTTTCCGCTGCTGATGGTCGGCTTCGCGGCCGGCGGGTTCGTCCTCGCCAGCCAACCGGAGCTGCTCAGCGAGATCGAGAACCGCATCCGCGCGACGGTCTCCGGCGACTTCGGGACGCAGTTGGTGCGGCTGATGGAGTCGGCGATCCAATCGCGCACCTCGGTCGGCGTCATCGGTCTGGCCACCGCGTCGTGGGCCGGGCTGGGCTGGATCACCAATCTGCGGGAGGCCCTGACCCAGATGTGGGGTGAGCAGCGCGGTGACCCGCTGGGCTTCGTGCGCACCAAACTGTCGGACCTGTTGGCGCTGCTGTCGGTGTTCGTCGCGATCATTCTGACGATCGCGCTGACCGCGCTGGGCGATCCGTCGCTGATGACCAGGGTGTTGGAATGGCTTGGCGTGCATGATGTTCCGGGCCTGAATTCCGGACTTCGGGTGCTCTCGATGCTGATGTCGTTCGGGGTGTCGTGGCTGTTGTTCACCTGGATGATCGCGCGGCTACCGCGTGAGTCGATCAGCTTCCGCAGCAGTGTGCGCGCCGGTCTGCTGGCGGCGGTGGCGTTCGAGATCTTCAAGCTGGTGGGGTCGTTCTATCTGCGTGCGGTGGTGCACGGCCCGGCCGGTGCGACGTTCGGGCCGGTGCTCGGTCTGATGGTGTTCGCCTACATCACGGCCCGGCTGATTCTGTTCGCCACCGCGTGGGCGGCCACGTCGGCCGCGGAGCTGCGCCCGGAGCCGGTGCCCGCACCCGCGCCGGCGGTCATCTCGCCGCGGGTGGGTCCCGACGAGGGTCTTTCGACGCGGCAGTGGTTGGGTGCCATGGCAGTGGGTGCCCTTGGCGGGCTTGGTCTTTCGCGGCTATGGCGGGGCGGTCGGTAG
- the trpS gene encoding tryptophan--tRNA ligase, which produces MSTSPRRVVFSGVQPTSDSLHLGNALGAIKQWVELQNDVDAFFCVVDLHAITVPQDPATLRYRTLVTAAQYLALGIDPARATIFVQSHVPAHTQLAWVLGCFTGFGQASRMTQFKDKSQKQGAEATTVGLFTYPVLMAADILLYDTELVPVGEDQRQHLELTRDVAQRFNAQFPDTFVVPEPMIQKVTAKIYDLQDPTAKMSKSAATDAGLIALLDDPKVSAKKIRSAVTDSEREIRYDVDAKPGVSNLLSIQSAVTGVDIDTLVAGYQGRGYGDLKKDTAEAVVEYVTPIQQRVSELLADPAELQAILATGAQRAREVSAKTIGRVYDRLGFLPTSL; this is translated from the coding sequence ATGAGCACCTCACCGCGTCGCGTCGTCTTCTCCGGCGTCCAGCCGACCTCCGACTCCCTGCATCTGGGTAATGCGCTCGGCGCGATCAAGCAGTGGGTGGAACTCCAGAACGATGTGGACGCCTTTTTCTGCGTCGTCGACCTGCACGCGATCACCGTGCCGCAGGACCCCGCCACGCTGCGCTACCGGACCCTGGTCACCGCGGCGCAGTATCTGGCGCTGGGGATCGACCCGGCCCGCGCGACGATCTTCGTGCAGAGCCATGTGCCGGCCCACACCCAGCTGGCCTGGGTACTCGGCTGCTTCACCGGCTTCGGCCAGGCTTCCCGGATGACGCAGTTCAAGGACAAGTCGCAGAAGCAGGGCGCCGAGGCCACCACCGTCGGGCTGTTCACCTATCCGGTCCTGATGGCTGCCGACATCCTGCTCTACGACACCGAACTCGTCCCGGTTGGCGAGGACCAACGTCAGCACCTGGAGCTGACACGCGATGTCGCGCAGCGGTTCAACGCCCAGTTCCCCGATACCTTCGTCGTCCCCGAGCCGATGATCCAAAAGGTGACGGCCAAGATCTACGACCTGCAGGATCCGACCGCCAAGATGAGCAAGTCGGCGGCCACCGATGCCGGGCTCATCGCACTGCTCGACGACCCGAAGGTGTCGGCCAAGAAGATCCGGTCGGCGGTGACCGACAGCGAGCGCGAGATCCGCTACGACGTGGACGCGAAACCCGGCGTGTCCAACCTGCTGTCCATCCAGTCCGCGGTGACCGGCGTCGACATCGACACGTTGGTGGCCGGCTACCAGGGGCGCGGCTACGGCGATCTGAAGAAGGACACCGCCGAGGCCGTCGTCGAGTACGTCACGCCGATCCAGCAGCGGGTCTCCGAGTTGTTGGCAGACCCCGCCGAACTGCAGGCGATCCTGGCCACCGGAGCGCAGCGTGCCCGTGAGGTGTCTGCCAAGACCATCGGGCGGGTATATGACCGGTTAGGGTTTTTGCCGACGAGTCTGTAA
- a CDS encoding alpha/beta hydrolase: MRTFAVLLSSLALLLAACGGGGGSGQEKRAASTAVVIVSGGDATSPFTTPDQACATGLAAGNTDTALREYLLKQGYAVYTSPAMNGRGQVTDQTGFGPFGVCPITLPENMTVNSTGSIDTAGEHLARFLNWLHTDKGVNEVDIVAHSMGGLYSRAAIRVLTSTSSPVKIRSLTTLGTPWQGSYLSDYANNLVPLTDCLGDKLCESAMKVFKDRVLQLMAGSGREVNQAYLMGKDGWNEFQSGVLDKIPVVLIGGKKFTKDGQVNPAVWPNDGLVALQSALAKDISDPVLPHRRCFTFDDTHSIFVSNAAGLEWKTALTWDPQVFEVVHKAIEGAPKELETPNREGCPS, encoded by the coding sequence GTGCGCACCTTCGCCGTTCTGCTGTCGTCATTGGCGTTGCTCCTGGCGGCCTGCGGAGGTGGGGGCGGCTCGGGTCAGGAGAAGCGGGCGGCCTCGACCGCGGTGGTGATCGTCTCCGGCGGCGACGCGACGAGCCCGTTCACCACCCCGGATCAGGCGTGCGCCACCGGGCTGGCGGCCGGCAACACCGACACCGCGCTGCGCGAGTATTTGCTCAAGCAGGGCTATGCCGTCTACACCTCACCGGCGATGAACGGTCGCGGTCAGGTGACCGACCAGACCGGGTTCGGCCCGTTCGGGGTCTGCCCGATCACGTTGCCGGAGAACATGACGGTCAACTCGACCGGCAGCATCGATACCGCCGGTGAGCATCTGGCGCGCTTCCTGAACTGGCTGCACACCGACAAGGGCGTCAACGAAGTCGACATCGTCGCCCACTCGATGGGCGGGCTGTATTCGCGGGCGGCGATCCGGGTGTTGACGTCGACCAGCTCACCGGTGAAGATCCGCTCACTGACCACCCTCGGCACCCCGTGGCAGGGCTCGTATCTCTCCGACTACGCCAACAATCTGGTCCCGCTGACCGACTGCCTGGGCGACAAGCTCTGCGAGTCCGCGATGAAGGTCTTCAAAGACCGGGTGTTGCAGCTGATGGCCGGCTCCGGGCGCGAGGTCAACCAGGCCTACCTGATGGGCAAGGACGGCTGGAACGAATTCCAGTCCGGGGTGCTCGACAAGATCCCGGTGGTGCTGATCGGCGGCAAGAAGTTCACGAAGGACGGGCAGGTGAACCCCGCCGTATGGCCCAATGACGGTTTGGTGGCCCTGCAGAGCGCGCTCGCCAAGGACATCAGCGACCCGGTGCTGCCGCACCGGCGCTGCTTCACCTTTGACGACACCCACAGCATCTTCGTCTCGAATGCGGCCGGGCTGGAGTGGAAGACAGCGCTGACGTGGGATCCGCAGGTGTTCGAGGTGGTGCACAAGGCCATCGAGGGCGCACCGAAGGAGCTGGAGACCCCCAATCGGGAAGGTTGCCCGAGCTAG